From Pan paniscus chromosome 9, NHGRI_mPanPan1-v2.0_pri, whole genome shotgun sequence, the proteins below share one genomic window:
- the DEFB131B gene encoding beta-defensin 131B yields the protein MRVLFFVFGVLSLMSTVPPTRSFTSNDECPSEYYHCRLKCNADEHAIRYCADFSICCKLKIIQIDGQKKW from the exons ATGAGGgtcttgttttttgtctttggagtCCTTTCCTTGATGTCCACAGTTCCTCCAA CCAGAAGCTTCACTTCTAATGATGAATGTCCTTCAGAATATTATCATTGCAGACTGAAGTGCAATGCTGATGAACATGCAATTAGATACTGTGCTGACTTCAGCATCTGCTGCAAACTGAAGATCATTCAAATTGACGGACAAAAGAAGTGGTGA
- the LOC100969732 gene encoding olfactory receptor 7E24-like, with the protein MYLVTVLRNLLSILAVRSDSPLHTPTYFFLSNLCWADIGFTSATVPKMIVDMQSHSRVISHAVCLAQISFLLLFACIESMLLTVMAYECFVAISCPLHYPVIVNPHLFVFFVLVSFFLSLLDSQLHSWIVLQFTIIKNAEISNSFCDPSHLLKLACSDSVINSIFIYFDSTMFGFLPISGILLSYYKIVPSILRISSSDGKYKAFFTCGSHLAVVC; encoded by the coding sequence ATGTATCTGGTCACGGTGCTGAGGAACCTGCTCAGCATCCTGGCTGTCCGCTCTGACTCCCCCCTCCACACCCCCAcgtacttcttcctctccaacctgtGCTGGGCTGACATCGGTTTCACCTCGGCCACGGTTCCCAAGATGATTGTGGACATGCAGTCGCATAGCAGAGTCATCTCTCATGCGGTCTGCCTGGCACAGATTTCCTTCTTGCTCCTTTTTGCATGTATAGAAAGCATGCTCCTGACTGTGATGGCCTATGAGTGCTTTGTGGCCATCTCTTGCCCTCTGCACTACCCAGTCATCGTGAATCCTCATCTCTTTGTCTTCTtcgttttggtgtcctttttcctTAGCCTGTTGGATTCCCAGCTGCACAGTTGGATTGTGTTACAATTCACCATCATCAAGAATGCAGAAATCTCTAATTCTTTCTGTGACCCCTCTCATCTTCTCAAACTTGCTTGTTCTGACAGCGTCATCAATAGCATATTCATATATTTCGATAGtactatgtttggttttcttcccatttcagggATCCTTTTGTCTTACTATAAAATCGTCCCCTCCATTCTAAGGATTTCATCGTCAGATGGGAAGTATAAAGCCTTCTTCACCTGTGGCTCTCACCTAGCAGTTGTTTGCTGA